Genomic segment of Pararhodobacter zhoushanensis:
AGCCGTCACTGGGCCTGTCGCCGCTGCTGACACAGGAAATCTTCACCATCCTGCGCAAGCTCAATCAGGATGAGGGCGTGACCATGATGCTGGTCGAGCAAAACGCCGCCGTGGCGCTGGATCTGGCCGATCAGGGCTATGTCATGGAGCTGGGCCGCATCGTCATGGCCGACACCGCCGACAAGCTGGCCGCGTCCGAGGATATCCAGAGCTTCTATCTGGGTCACGCGCACGAAGGACAACGCGGCGAGCGGCGCTGGAAAAAGAGGAAAACCTGGCGATGAACGCACAGCCTGAAAAGGACCTCAAAGGCGTCCGCGTCAATGCCGAGCCGGGCATCAGCCCGATGCGCATCGACGGCCACACCACCATCCCCGCCCTGCTGCGCGCCCGCTGCCACGAGAACGGCGCGCTGACGGCGCACCGCGAAAAGGATCTCGGCATCTGGCAGGCCTATTCCTGGGACGACTACCTGACCAATGCGCAAGACATCGCCACCGGCCTGCGCAGCCTTGGCCTGCAGCGCGGCGAGGTGATCTCGATTCTGGCTGAAGACAGCAAGGAATGGATGTATTGCGACATGGCCGCGCAATGCCTCGGCGCGGTCTCGTCCGGGGTCTATACGACCGATTCCGCCAGCCAGCTGGCCTATCTGGTCACGGACAGCCAGACGCGGTTCCTGTTTGTCGAGAATGAAGAGCAGCTCGACAAGTTCCTTGAAGTCGAAGCGCAGATGCCGTCGCTGATCAAGGTGATCATCTTTGACGGCGAGGGTTTGCACGACTTTCACCACGACAAATGCATGCTCTTGTCCGATCTCTATGATCTGGGCCGCACCAACCGCGATGACGCCCTGTTCAACGCCACCATCGACGCGGTGAAGCCCGATGATGTGGCGGTGCTGATCTATACTTCGGGCACCACCGGGCAGCCCAAGGGCGTGATGCTGACGCAGGAAAACATCATGGCGGCGATGGAGGCCAGCCTGTACGGCCTGCCCTTCCAGAAGCACGCCGAGCAACTGTGCTTCCTGCCGCTGTGCCATATCCTTGAACGGGTGGTGTCGCTTTATACGCCGCTGGTGGTTTCCTCGACGGTGAATTTTGCCGAAAGCCCCGAGACGGTGTTCGACAATCTGCGCGAAATATCGCCGCATGGGTTCGTCGCCGTGCCGCGCGTCTGGGAAAAGATCTATTCGCGCGTGCTGGTCATGGCGCAGGATTCCACCCTGCTGGGCCGCTGGGCGTTCAGCCGGGCGATCAAGGCCGGACAGGCCCGCGCCGCCTACCTGCTGGACGGGCGCGATGTGCCGGGCGGCGTGGCGCTGCGGTATCGGGTGTGGGACTTCCTTGTGCTGGCCAATTTGCGCCGCATGCTGGGCATGGACCGCATCACGCGCGGGCTGACCGGCGCTGCGCCGATCTCGCCGGAACTGCTGCGCTGGTATCACGCGATCGGCGTGCCGCTGTATGAGGGCTTCGGCATGTCCGAAACCGCCGGTGTCGGCACCATCAACCTGCCCGAGGCGAACAGGACCGGCTCGGTCGGGCGGCCAAACCCCGGGGTCGATGTGCGCATCGCCCCGGATGGCGAGATTCAGGTGAAGGGCCTGAACGTCTTCAAGGGTTACCTGAACAAGCCCGACAAAACCGCCGAAGCCTTTACCGAAGACGGCTGGCTGCGCACCGGCGATGTGGGGCGCATCGGCGACGGCTTCACCACGATCACCGGGCGGATGAAGGACATCATCATCACGGCGGGCGGCAAGAACATCACCCCCGCCGAGATCGAAAGCCGCCTGAAGTTCAGCCACTATATCAGCGACGCGGTGGTGATCGGCGACCGGCGCAAATATCTGACCTGCCTGATCATGATCGATCAGGAAAACGTCGAGAAATACGCGCAGGACCAGAAGGTGCCGTTCAGCGATTTCCGCAGCCTGTGCCGGGCCGAACCGGTTCTGGCGCTGATCCGGGCCGAGGTGGACGCGGTCAACAAGGAATTCGCGCGCGTCGAACAGATCAAGGATTTCCGCCTGATCGACGTGCTTCTGACCGCCGAAGATGAGGAGTTGACGGCGACCATGAAGCTGAAACGCGCGACCGTCGAGACACGGCACAAGCCGTTGATTGACGCGATGTACTAAGGAACCATGATTGAAACCGGGCCTGGGGAGGGCTCGATAAGGGAGGAACGATAATGAAACAGACACTCACCCTTTTTGCCGCCGCACTGGCGGCCACGGTCGCATCGGGCGCCGTCGCGCAGACCCGTGGCGTGACTGACAGCGAAGTTCTGATTGGCGGCGTGCATGACCTGTCGGGCGTGTTCGCGGCCGTCTCGACCCCGGCGGTCAACGGCGCCAACATGTATTTCGACGAGATCAACGCCGCCGGTGGCGTGCATGGTCGTCAGATCCGCTATCTGGTCGAGGATCACGGCTATCAACTGCCCCGCGCCACGCAGGGGTACAACAAGCTGATCGAGCGCGACGGCATCTTTGCGATGCTGCTCAACCTCGGCACGCCGCACAACCTTGCGCATTACCCGCTGATGGAACGCCGCGGTGTGCCCAACATCGCGCCGCTGACTGCCGCGCGCGCCGTTCTTCCCGAGCCGCCGCTGATGAACTTCACCTCGTTCTCCAGCTACTACGACCAGATTGCGGCGGGTATCGAGTATCTGCACGAGACCACCGGCGCGACCAATGTCTGCTCGATGTACCTGCCGACCGACTTCGGCGAGGAAATCGCGCTGGCTTCGCATGAAACGGCCGAACGTCTGGGTCTGACCTTTGTCGACGAGACGTCGCATCGCCCTGACGAGCAGGACTTCGTCGGTGCCGTCAGCCGTCTGCGCGCTGCGGGCTGCGAGATCATCACCCAGGCACTGGGCGTCCGCGCCGGGATCACCGTTGTCGGCACCGCCAAGCAACTGGGCTGGACCGATGTTCACTTCCTGACCTCGTCGGCGGGCTTTCTTGAGCCGGTGGCGATGGTGCCGGGTGGCGTGACCGACGGGCTCTATGCCTCGTCCGGCTGGCAGGATCTGCGCGCCCGCGCAACTGAAGAAGAGCCCGCCGCCTTCATCGCGGCCTATGAAGAGCGCTACAGCCAGCCCGCTTCGGGCTTTGCCATGCTGGGCTATACCGCTGCGCGTCAGGTCGTGATGGCGCTGGAAGCCGCCGGTCAGGATCTGACCACCGAGGGCTTCGTCGCCGCCATGGAAGCGCTGGACTATGACGACAACCTGCTGGGCACGCACATCAACTTTGGCGCGGACCATCAGGGGGCGAACGACATCTTCATCAGCCAGGTCGGGGGCGGTCTGTGGAACACCATGACCAGCATCCCGGGCGACATGTAAGAAAACCGCTCTGAGCAAAGCAAAAGGGGCCGCGGTTGCGGCCCCTTTTCAGAATTGGAAAACGCTGCAACGTTCTTGTACCGCATTGACCGCATTGTTTGCGCAATGCGGAGAAATACAAATCAGGCTATAGTGACGAACCGAAACCGCTAGATGTGGCGGATGACCCCCATATCAAGGGATCGTCAATGCTTGACTCATCTGAATTTCGATTCGATGCTTACATGGACGTATCGAAGCAGATGCGCCGCCAAGGCTGGTACCCAAGGCGGCGCTAACGTTTCGGTATCCGCAACCCTTTGGTCGGGCCGCAGCGGATAGCCTTCCACACCTGAATCGTACGATTCAGAAACATGGCAAGTCAAGCGGTCCTTCGCATCCTGCGATGGAGTTTCGCATGTTTGAATTGCTAAAGCGCGCAATCGAAGAGCGCATATGTCTTGAGATTTACTATCCGCCCGGATACCGGACAGTTGAACCTCACGCCTTGGGCTACGGGTCTGACGGCCAAATACTGGCTCGTGTATACCAAACGAGCGGATCAAGCGCATCAGGTGAACCAACGCATTGGAAGCTGTTGCGTTTTGACCGAATGTCGAATGCGAGTGACACTGGAATTCAGTTCTCCGAACCGCGCATCGGCTACAAGCGCGGCGACAAGGCAATGAGCGGTGGAATCATCGCAGAACTGTGAGATTCTTCGAGATACTGAAAAATGAGTTCGCCGGAAGGCGTGAGGGGGCTTATTCGGCCCCCTCACTTTGTTACTCGGCAGGCATCGCGGCCTGTTCCAGAACCAGCGGTTCGGGCAGGTGGATCAGCATCTCTTTCGGGCAGATCTGCACGAAGTTACCCTTCTCCAGATCCCAGCGACGCAGGATTTCGTCAGCCAGAGCGCTTTCGGTCTCGTCCAGATGTTCCTGGATCAGCGCCTTCAGCTGGCTTTCCCAATGCGGCACGGTGACCGGGCAGGTCACCAGCGTCTCGGTGTTGATCAGACCGCTTGCCAGCCCCTCAGGGTCATAGATATAGGCCATGCCCCCGGTCATCCCGGCGCCAAAGTTGGCCCCGATCGACCCCAGGATCACCGCGACCCCGCCGGTCATGTACTCGCACCCGTTCGAGCCGCAGCCCTCGACAACCACCTTGGCACCCGAGTTGCGCACCGCGAAACGCTCGCCCGCACGGCCAGCCGCGAACAGCGCGCCATCGGTGGCCCCGTAGAGCACCGTGTTGCCGATGATCGTGTTCTCGGACGCTTTGAGCGGCGAGGACATGCGCGGACGCACCACGATCAGGCCGCCCGACAGACCCTTGCCAACATAGTCATTGGCATCGCCGAACACCTCGATCTTGAGGCCCCGCACCGCGAAAGCCCCCAGCGACTGCCCGGCGCTGCCGGCCAGTTTGACCGTCAGGTGGTCGCGCTGCAGCGTGTTGCGCATGCCGAAGTTCTTGACGATGTGGCTGGACGCCCGCGTGCCCACCGTACGGTGCGTGTTGCGCACCGCGTAGCTGAGCTGCATTTTCTCGCCCTCGTCAAAGAAACGGGCGGCGTCGCGGATGATTTCGCTGTCCAGCGTATCGGGCACGGCGTTGCGCGGCTTGTCGCGGTCGTAGCGGATGTTGCGCGAGCCATCGACGGTGATCAGCATCGGGTTCAGGTCCAGATCGTCCAGATGCGCCGACCCCCGGCTGACCTGCGCCAGCAGATCGGCCCGGCCGATGATCTCGTCGATCGAGCGCGCGCCAAGGCTGGCAAGGATCTCACGCACTTCCTGCGCGTAGAAGGTGATCAGGTTCACCACCTTCTCGGCATTGCCGGTGAACTTCTTGCGCAGCTCGGGGTTCTGGGTGCAGACCCCGACCGGACAGGTGTTCGACTGGCACTGACGCACCATGATGCAGCCCATCGCGATCAGCGCGGCGGTGCCGATGCCGAATTCCTCGGCCCCCAGCATCGCGGCCATGACGATGTCACGACCGGTCCGCAGACCGCCATCGGTGCGCAGCGTCACCCGGTCGCGCAGGTTGTTCATCGCCAGAACCTGATGCGCCTCGGTCAGGCCCATCTCCCACGGCAGACCGGCGTATTTGATCGAGGTGCCGGGCGATGCCCCGGTGCCGCCATTGTGCCCCGAGATCAGGATCACGTCGGCCTTGGCCTTGGCCACACCCGCCGCAATCGTGCCCACGCCGGACGACGACACCAGCTTGACCGTGACCTTGGCGCGCGGGTTGATCTGCTTGAGATCGTAGATCAGCTGCGCAAGGTCTTCGATCGAGTAGATGTCATGGTGCGGCGGCGGCGAGATCAGCGTCACGCCGGGGGTCGAGTGACGCAGACGCGCGATCAGCGCCGTCACTTTCATGCCGGGCAACTGGCCACCCTCGCCAGGCTTGGCACCCTGCGCGACCTTGATCTCCAGCTCTTCGCAATGGTTCAGGTATTCGGCGGTGACGCCAAAACGACCCGAGGCCACCTGCTTGATCTTGGCCGAGGGGTTGTCGCCGTTCGCCTCGGGCACAAAGTGCGCCGGATCCTCGCCACCCTCGCCGCTGTCGGATTTTGCCCCGATGCGGTTCATGGCGACGTTCAGCGTCTTGTGCGCCTCAGGGCTCAGCGCCCCCAGCGACATGCCCGGCGTCACGAACCGCTTGCGGATCGAGGTGATGCTTTCCACCTCTTCAATCGGCAAGGCACGGCCCAGCGGCTTGAAGTCCAGCAGGTCGCGCAGATGGATCGGCGGGTTGGCTTGCAGGGCCGCCGAGTATTTTCGCCACAGGTCATAGCTGGCACGGTCGCAGGCCGATTGCAGCAGGTGCATCGTCTGCGCTTCCCAGGCGTGTTTCTCGCCCGAGCGCCGCGCCTTGAAGAACCCGCCCACCGGCAGCGGCCCCACGGGCGCGCGCCAGCCTTTGGCGTGAACCTGCTCGACCTTGTACTGGATACCGTGCAGGCCGATGCCCGAGATACGGCTTTGCATGCCGGGGAAATACTCGGCCACCAAGGCACGCGACAGGCCCACGGATTCAAAGTTCAGCCCGCCACGATAGGACGAGATCACCGAGATCCCCATCTTGGACATGATCTTGAGCAGACCGGCGTCGATGGCGTCACGGTAGCGGCGCGTTGCGTCGGTCAGGCTGCCGTCCAGCAGGCCCCGCTCGATCCGGTCGGCAATGGTGTCTTGCGCCAGATAGGCGTTGACGGTGGTTGCACCACAGCCGATCAGCACCGCGAAGTAATGCGGGTCGATGCATTCGGCCGACCGCACGTTGATCGACGTGAAGGTCCGCAGACCCTTGCGCGTCAGCCACGAATGCACCGCGCTGGTCGCCAGGATCATCGGCATCGCCACGCGGTCTTCGCGCTGGTTCTCGTCGGTCAGCACCAGATGCGCAGCGCCCGAACGCACGGCATCCTCGGCCTCGGCGCGGATACGTTCCAGCCCCTGACGCAGCGCGTCTTCGCCGGCACCCTCATCAAAGGTGCAGTCGATCATCGCCACGCCGTCGCCGAACTGGCGCACCATGACCTTGAATTCCTCGTTCGCGATGAACGGGGATTCCAGCATCAGGATCTCGGTCTGCGCGCTGGATTCGTCCAGCACGTTCTTGAGGTTCCCGAAGCGGGTTTTAAGGCTCATCACCCGGCTTTCGCGCAGGCTGTCGATGGGCGGGTTGGTGACCTGGCTGAAGTTCTGGCGGAAGAAATGGCTGAGCGGGCGGTAGATCTTGCTCAGCACCGCCGACGGCGTGTCATCACCCATCGAGGCGATCATTTCCTTGCCGTCCTCAGCCATCGGCGTGAGAACCTGCTCGACCTCTTCCATCGAATAGCCCGCCGCGATCTGGCGGCGGCGCAGGGCCTCGCCATCAAACATCGGCAGTTCGGGCACGTCGCGCAGCAGGCTGTTCAGGTCGATGATCTTGTCGATCCACTCGCCGAACGGCTGGCTGGCGGCCAGACGATCCTTGAGCGCCACGTCGCGGTACAGCTTGCCCTCTTTCATGTCGACGGCGATCATCTGCCCCGGCCCGAGCGCACCTTTTTCGCGCACGCTCAGCTCATCGACCGGGACCATACCGGCCTCAGACCCGGCAATCAGCATGCCGTCGCCGGTGACGACATAGCGCATCGGACGCAGGCCGTTGCGGTCCAGACCACCGCAGACCCAGCGGCCATCGGTCATTGCCAGCGCGGCAGGGCCGTCCCACGGCTCCATGACCGAGTTGCAATAGGCGTACATGTCCTGCCAGGCTTTGGGCAGCTCGACCGTGGTCTTGGACCAGGCCTCGGGCACCAGCATGGTCTTGGCCATCGGCGCGGAACGCCCGCCGCGCACCAGAACCTCGAACACGGCATCCAGCGCGCCCGAGTCCGAAGACCCGGCGGGGATGATCGGCTTGATATCCTCGGCCATGTCGCCAAACGCGGACGAGGCCATACGGATCTCATGGCTGCGCATCCAGTTGACGTTGCCCTTCAGCGTGTTGATCTCGCCGTTATGGGCCAGCATGCGAAACGGCTGCGCCAACCACCATTGCGGGAAGGTGTTGGTGGAATAGCGCTGGTGATAGATCGCAAAGGACGAGATGAACTGCTCGTCCATCAGATCGGGATAGAAGGTCGCGACCTGCTCGGCCAGCATCATGCCTTTGTAGATCAGCGACCGGCACGACAGCGAGCACAGGTACAGACCCTGGATGTGCGCAGCAGCAGCGGCTTTCTCGATCCGGCGGCGAATGACATAGAGCTCACGCTCGAACGTTTCTTCATCCGAACCTTTGGTGTTCTTGATGATGATCTGCTCGATCTCGGGCCGGGTCGCGTTGGCTTTCTCGCCCAGCACGGTGGTGTCCACCGGCACGTGACGCCAGCCATAGATGTAATGGCCCATGCGCAGCACTTCGGTTTCCACGATCGTGCGGCAGCGCTCTTGCGCGCCGAAATCGGTGCGCGGCAGGAAGACCTGACCAACGGCGATCAGCGCGTTCATGTCGGGTTCGTGCCCGGTGCGGCGGATCTGGTCGTAGAAGAACGGCACCGGGATCTGCACATGGATGCCCGCGCCGTCGCCGGTCTTGCCGTCAGCGTCGACAGCGCCCCGGTGCCAGATCGCCTTCAGCGCGTTGATGCCGTTGACCACGACTTGCCGCGACGGCTGGCCGTTGATCGCCACGACGAGGCCGACACCGCAAGAGGCGTGCTCGTCTTCGGCCTTGTACAGGCCGTTCTGATCCATCCAGGCGCGCTTGGCTTCCTCGGCGGCAACCCACTTCTCATCAAACTTGGTCATGCTAGGTCTTCCTCTTCCGAGATCCCGAATTTTGCCAGCGTTTCCTTGCGCGTATGGCGCGAATGGTCGCCTGTGTAGGCAAAGCTGTCGGGCTTGTGGTCGATGTAGATTTCGTTGGAAAGCGTCAGTCCGTTCGCGTCATCAAAGAGGCCGATCGGCATCTCCAGATTCTCGGCGTGCGGGCCGTCTGCTGTCACGTGATAGAACAGCGCCGAGCCGCATGTTCGGCAATGCGCCCGCTCCGCCCAGTCCGAGCTTTGGAAGCGCGCGATCTGTGCGTCACCCTCCCACTGCACGTTCCGGCTGGGCACCGTGATGCCCAGCAGCGCAGAGCCCGTCCAGCGGCGGCACATCTCGCAATGGCAGGCGCCGAAGGCCAGCGTGGTCAGATCCGCCGTGAAGCGAACGCTTCCGCACAGGCACCCGCCCGTGCGAGAGCCGACCGCAGCCGCGCTCATTCAGCCGCCACCGCCGCAGATTGGGCCAGCTCTGTCAGGATCGCGGCCGCTGCCTCGTTCCCGTCGCGGATCGCCCAGACAACCAGCGAGGCCCCGCGCACGATGTCGCCGACGGCATAGACGCCGGGCAGGCTGGTCGCGTGGGTGGTGTGATCGCAACGGATCGTGCCCCAGCGGGTCACGGTCAGTTCGGGCACGCCCCACAGGGTCGGCAGCGCTTCGGGCTCGAAACCCAGCGCCTTGATCACCAGATCCGCGCCTTCGACATAATCCGCGCCCTCGATCAGTTCGGGCGAGCGGCGGCCCGAGGCATCCGGCGTGCCAAGGCGCATCTTCTGTACCACGACGCCGGTGACTTCGGTTTCACCCTCGAACCCGGCCGGAGCAGTCAGCCAGACGAACTCGACGCCTTCTTCCTCGGCGTTCTGCACTTCGCGCTGCGAGCCGGGCATGTTGTCGCGGTCACGCCGGTACAGCAGCTTGACCGATGTAGCGCCTTGCCGGATCGCTGTGCGCACGCAATCCATCGCGGTATCGCCGCCGCCGATGACGACGACGCGCTTGCCCTCGGCGTTCAGCGCGCCCGAGTCATACTCTTCAACGTCATCGCCAAAGCTTTTGCGGTTCGAGGCGGTCAGATAGTCCAGCGCCTTGACAATGCCGGGCAGCTCTGCGCCCCGCCCGTCCAGATCGCGCGACTTGTAGACGCCCGTGGCGATCAGCACTGCGTCATGCTTGCCCCGGATCGCGTCAAAGCTGATGTCGTCGCCCACGGTGCAGTTCAGCACGAACTGCACGCCTGCCGCTTCCAGCTGCTCGATCCGGCGCATGGCGACGGGTTTCTCCAGCTTGAAGCCGGGAATGCCATAGGTCAGCAGCCCGCCCGCGCGGTCATACCGGTCATAGACAGTGACCTGAACGCCCGCGCGGCGCAGATTGTCCGCCGCCGCCAGACCGCCGGGGCCAGCCCCGATGATGGCGACCGACTGGTCACGCTCGACCGACGGCAGGCCCGGCTTGACCCAGCCGTTTTCCCAGGCGGTGTCGGTGATGTATTTCTCGACCGCGCCGATGGTGACGGTGCCGTGGCCCGATTGCTCGATCACGCAATTGCCTTCGCACAGACGATCCTGCGGGCAGATGCGGCCGCAGATCTCGGGGAAGGTGTTGGTGGCCTGACTCATCTCATAGGCTTCTTGCAGACGGCCCGTCGCCGTCAGCATCAGCCAGTCAGGGATATTGTTGTGCAGCGGGCAGTGCGCCTGACAATACGGTACACCGCATTGGCTGCAACGCCCGGCTTGCTCGCCAGCCTTTTCGGCGGCAAACTCGCGGTAGATCTCGGCGAAGTCTTCGCGACGTTCGCCTGCCTCCCGCTTGGTCGGCATTTCTTTGGGCTTGGTCACGAACTGAAGCATATGCTGAGTGGCCATGG
This window contains:
- a CDS encoding AMP-dependent synthetase/ligase; amino-acid sequence: MNAQPEKDLKGVRVNAEPGISPMRIDGHTTIPALLRARCHENGALTAHREKDLGIWQAYSWDDYLTNAQDIATGLRSLGLQRGEVISILAEDSKEWMYCDMAAQCLGAVSSGVYTTDSASQLAYLVTDSQTRFLFVENEEQLDKFLEVEAQMPSLIKVIIFDGEGLHDFHHDKCMLLSDLYDLGRTNRDDALFNATIDAVKPDDVAVLIYTSGTTGQPKGVMLTQENIMAAMEASLYGLPFQKHAEQLCFLPLCHILERVVSLYTPLVVSSTVNFAESPETVFDNLREISPHGFVAVPRVWEKIYSRVLVMAQDSTLLGRWAFSRAIKAGQARAAYLLDGRDVPGGVALRYRVWDFLVLANLRRMLGMDRITRGLTGAAPISPELLRWYHAIGVPLYEGFGMSETAGVGTINLPEANRTGSVGRPNPGVDVRIAPDGEIQVKGLNVFKGYLNKPDKTAEAFTEDGWLRTGDVGRIGDGFTTITGRMKDIIITAGGKNITPAEIESRLKFSHYISDAVVIGDRRKYLTCLIMIDQENVEKYAQDQKVPFSDFRSLCRAEPVLALIRAEVDAVNKEFARVEQIKDFRLIDVLLTAEDEELTATMKLKRATVETRHKPLIDAMY
- a CDS encoding GFA family protein produces the protein MSAAAVGSRTGGCLCGSVRFTADLTTLAFGACHCEMCRRWTGSALLGITVPSRNVQWEGDAQIARFQSSDWAERAHCRTCGSALFYHVTADGPHAENLEMPIGLFDDANGLTLSNEIYIDHKPDSFAYTGDHSRHTRKETLAKFGISEEEDLA
- a CDS encoding NAD(P)-dependent oxidoreductase, giving the protein MATQHMLQFVTKPKEMPTKREAGERREDFAEIYREFAAEKAGEQAGRCSQCGVPYCQAHCPLHNNIPDWLMLTATGRLQEAYEMSQATNTFPEICGRICPQDRLCEGNCVIEQSGHGTVTIGAVEKYITDTAWENGWVKPGLPSVERDQSVAIIGAGPGGLAAADNLRRAGVQVTVYDRYDRAGGLLTYGIPGFKLEKPVAMRRIEQLEAAGVQFVLNCTVGDDISFDAIRGKHDAVLIATGVYKSRDLDGRGAELPGIVKALDYLTASNRKSFGDDVEEYDSGALNAEGKRVVVIGGGDTAMDCVRTAIRQGATSVKLLYRRDRDNMPGSQREVQNAEEEGVEFVWLTAPAGFEGETEVTGVVVQKMRLGTPDASGRRSPELIEGADYVEGADLVIKALGFEPEALPTLWGVPELTVTRWGTIRCDHTTHATSLPGVYAVGDIVRGASLVVWAIRDGNEAAAAILTELAQSAAVAAE
- the gltB gene encoding glutamate synthase large subunit — translated: MTKFDEKWVAAEEAKRAWMDQNGLYKAEDEHASCGVGLVVAINGQPSRQVVVNGINALKAIWHRGAVDADGKTGDGAGIHVQIPVPFFYDQIRRTGHEPDMNALIAVGQVFLPRTDFGAQERCRTIVETEVLRMGHYIYGWRHVPVDTTVLGEKANATRPEIEQIIIKNTKGSDEETFERELYVIRRRIEKAAAAAHIQGLYLCSLSCRSLIYKGMMLAEQVATFYPDLMDEQFISSFAIYHQRYSTNTFPQWWLAQPFRMLAHNGEINTLKGNVNWMRSHEIRMASSAFGDMAEDIKPIIPAGSSDSGALDAVFEVLVRGGRSAPMAKTMLVPEAWSKTTVELPKAWQDMYAYCNSVMEPWDGPAALAMTDGRWVCGGLDRNGLRPMRYVVTGDGMLIAGSEAGMVPVDELSVREKGALGPGQMIAVDMKEGKLYRDVALKDRLAASQPFGEWIDKIIDLNSLLRDVPELPMFDGEALRRRQIAAGYSMEEVEQVLTPMAEDGKEMIASMGDDTPSAVLSKIYRPLSHFFRQNFSQVTNPPIDSLRESRVMSLKTRFGNLKNVLDESSAQTEILMLESPFIANEEFKVMVRQFGDGVAMIDCTFDEGAGEDALRQGLERIRAEAEDAVRSGAAHLVLTDENQREDRVAMPMILATSAVHSWLTRKGLRTFTSINVRSAECIDPHYFAVLIGCGATTVNAYLAQDTIADRIERGLLDGSLTDATRRYRDAIDAGLLKIMSKMGISVISSYRGGLNFESVGLSRALVAEYFPGMQSRISGIGLHGIQYKVEQVHAKGWRAPVGPLPVGGFFKARRSGEKHAWEAQTMHLLQSACDRASYDLWRKYSAALQANPPIHLRDLLDFKPLGRALPIEEVESITSIRKRFVTPGMSLGALSPEAHKTLNVAMNRIGAKSDSGEGGEDPAHFVPEANGDNPSAKIKQVASGRFGVTAEYLNHCEELEIKVAQGAKPGEGGQLPGMKVTALIARLRHSTPGVTLISPPPHHDIYSIEDLAQLIYDLKQINPRAKVTVKLVSSSGVGTIAAGVAKAKADVILISGHNGGTGASPGTSIKYAGLPWEMGLTEAHQVLAMNNLRDRVTLRTDGGLRTGRDIVMAAMLGAEEFGIGTAALIAMGCIMVRQCQSNTCPVGVCTQNPELRKKFTGNAEKVVNLITFYAQEVREILASLGARSIDEIIGRADLLAQVSRGSAHLDDLDLNPMLITVDGSRNIRYDRDKPRNAVPDTLDSEIIRDAARFFDEGEKMQLSYAVRNTHRTVGTRASSHIVKNFGMRNTLQRDHLTVKLAGSAGQSLGAFAVRGLKIEVFGDANDYVGKGLSGGLIVVRPRMSSPLKASENTIIGNTVLYGATDGALFAAGRAGERFAVRNSGAKVVVEGCGSNGCEYMTGGVAVILGSIGANFGAGMTGGMAYIYDPEGLASGLINTETLVTCPVTVPHWESQLKALIQEHLDETESALADEILRRWDLEKGNFVQICPKEMLIHLPEPLVLEQAAMPAE
- a CDS encoding ABC transporter substrate-binding protein, whose translation is MKQTLTLFAAALAATVASGAVAQTRGVTDSEVLIGGVHDLSGVFAAVSTPAVNGANMYFDEINAAGGVHGRQIRYLVEDHGYQLPRATQGYNKLIERDGIFAMLLNLGTPHNLAHYPLMERRGVPNIAPLTAARAVLPEPPLMNFTSFSSYYDQIAAGIEYLHETTGATNVCSMYLPTDFGEEIALASHETAERLGLTFVDETSHRPDEQDFVGAVSRLRAAGCEIITQALGVRAGITVVGTAKQLGWTDVHFLTSSAGFLEPVAMVPGGVTDGLYASSGWQDLRARATEEEPAAFIAAYEERYSQPASGFAMLGYTAARQVVMALEAAGQDLTTEGFVAAMEALDYDDNLLGTHINFGADHQGANDIFISQVGGGLWNTMTSIPGDM
- a CDS encoding WYL domain-containing protein, whose amino-acid sequence is MFELLKRAIEERICLEIYYPPGYRTVEPHALGYGSDGQILARVYQTSGSSASGEPTHWKLLRFDRMSNASDTGIQFSEPRIGYKRGDKAMSGGIIAEL